The following proteins are encoded in a genomic region of Necator americanus strain Aroian chromosome II, whole genome shotgun sequence:
- a CDS encoding hypothetical protein (NECATOR_CHRII.G7351.T1), translating to MQQEEYPQKNALTETIMSEVPLLQIERSSMKVDTDKLTQVCSICGLTSTKSRSGLRLDAKMIRPCFCDTNCHHGCLVDRIQLSRLCEVCGASYRYQEYGSLRDFFMRYWCQYSCSFVVLLILFGLAALSITQALKDPVPSSLSKLSVLIIGVVLFGVCLALLWMCVKYTVMRRIPRFQARYGQITVFDYEPSLRNTTQIRRNSAGESKRLVQERDGDISTGKCLPGSELPETVTVKKKDSE from the exons ATGCAACAAGAGGAATATCCCCAGAAAAATGCATTGACTGAAACAATTATGAGTGAAGTG CCTCTGCTACAAATCGAAAGATCGTCCATGAAAGTTGACACTGATAAATTAACACAAGTGTGTTCTATTTGTGGATTAACATCTACAAAGTCCAGGTCTGGTCTGCGTCTTGATGCCAAAATGATACGACCGTGTTTTTGCGA CACCAACTGTCACCACGGTTGTTTAGTCGACCGCATACAATTATCACGACTCTGCGAAGTATGTGGCGCTTCGTACCGTTATCAAGAA TATGGGTCACTGCGAGATTTTTTCATGAGATATTGGTGTCAGTACTCATGTTCCTTCGTAGTGCTGCTCATACTGTTTGGTTTAGCAGCTCTTAGCATTACGCAGGCTTTGAAGGATCCGGTTCCGTCTTCTTTGAGCAAGCTGT CCGTTTTGATTATCGGCGTGGTATTATTCGGTGTGTGTTTGGCCCTTTTGTGGATGTGCGTAAAATATACCGTAATGCGAAGGATTCCACGTTTTCAAGCACGCTATGGACAGATCACTGTGTTTGACTACGAACCTAGTTTGAGAAACACGACACAG ATCCGTCGTAATTCTGCGGGTGAATCGAAACGTTTGGTTCAGGAGCGAGATGGAGATATTTCCACTGGAAAATGCCTTCCAGGATCTGAACTGC CTGAGACGGtaacagtgaagaaaaaggataGTGAATAA
- a CDS encoding hypothetical protein (NECATOR_CHRII.G7351.T2), whose protein sequence is MSEVPLLQIERSSMKVDTDKLTQVCSICGLTSTKSRSGLRLDAKMIRPCFCDTNCHHGCLVDRIQLSRLCEVCGASYRYQEYGSLRDFFMRYWCQYSCSFVVLLILFGLAALSITQALKDPVPSSLSKLSVLIIGVVLFGVCLALLWMCVKYTVMRRIPRFQARYGQITVFDYEPSLRNTTQIRRNSAGESKRLVQERDGDISTGKCLPGSELPETVTVKKKDSE, encoded by the exons ATGAGTGAAGTG CCTCTGCTACAAATCGAAAGATCGTCCATGAAAGTTGACACTGATAAATTAACACAAGTGTGTTCTATTTGTGGATTAACATCTACAAAGTCCAGGTCTGGTCTGCGTCTTGATGCCAAAATGATACGACCGTGTTTTTGCGA CACCAACTGTCACCACGGTTGTTTAGTCGACCGCATACAATTATCACGACTCTGCGAAGTATGTGGCGCTTCGTACCGTTATCAAGAA TATGGGTCACTGCGAGATTTTTTCATGAGATATTGGTGTCAGTACTCATGTTCCTTCGTAGTGCTGCTCATACTGTTTGGTTTAGCAGCTCTTAGCATTACGCAGGCTTTGAAGGATCCGGTTCCGTCTTCTTTGAGCAAGCTGT CCGTTTTGATTATCGGCGTGGTATTATTCGGTGTGTGTTTGGCCCTTTTGTGGATGTGCGTAAAATATACCGTAATGCGAAGGATTCCACGTTTTCAAGCACGCTATGGACAGATCACTGTGTTTGACTACGAACCTAGTTTGAGAAACACGACACAG ATCCGTCGTAATTCTGCGGGTGAATCGAAACGTTTGGTTCAGGAGCGAGATGGAGATATTTCCACTGGAAAATGCCTTCCAGGATCTGAACTGC CTGAGACGGtaacagtgaagaaaaaggataGTGAATAA
- a CDS encoding hypothetical protein (NECATOR_CHRII.G7351.T3) yields MSEVPLLQIERSSMKVDTDKLTQVCSICGLTSTKSRSGLRLDAKMIRPCFCDTNCHHGCLVDRIQLSRLCEVCGASYRYQEYGSLRDFFMRYWCQYSCSFVVLLILFGLAALSITQALKDPVPSSLSKLSVLIIGVVLFGVCLALLWMCVKYTVMRRIPRFQARYGQITVFDYEPSLRNTTQERDGDISTGKCLPGSELPETVTVKKKDSE; encoded by the exons ATGAGTGAAGTG CCTCTGCTACAAATCGAAAGATCGTCCATGAAAGTTGACACTGATAAATTAACACAAGTGTGTTCTATTTGTGGATTAACATCTACAAAGTCCAGGTCTGGTCTGCGTCTTGATGCCAAAATGATACGACCGTGTTTTTGCGA CACCAACTGTCACCACGGTTGTTTAGTCGACCGCATACAATTATCACGACTCTGCGAAGTATGTGGCGCTTCGTACCGTTATCAAGAA TATGGGTCACTGCGAGATTTTTTCATGAGATATTGGTGTCAGTACTCATGTTCCTTCGTAGTGCTGCTCATACTGTTTGGTTTAGCAGCTCTTAGCATTACGCAGGCTTTGAAGGATCCGGTTCCGTCTTCTTTGAGCAAGCTGT CCGTTTTGATTATCGGCGTGGTATTATTCGGTGTGTGTTTGGCCCTTTTGTGGATGTGCGTAAAATATACCGTAATGCGAAGGATTCCACGTTTTCAAGCACGCTATGGACAGATCACTGTGTTTGACTACGAACCTAGTTTGAGAAACACGACACAG GAGCGAGATGGAGATATTTCCACTGGAAAATGCCTTCCAGGATCTGAACTGC CTGAGACGGtaacagtgaagaaaaaggataGTGAATAA
- a CDS encoding hypothetical protein (NECATOR_CHRII.G7352.T1) has product MANSLLLPIIGLDCLPYSTITIIISTLQTPMKYSITGRKRDWSSETEFKQEIDWRDNGNTVYYKNNKTWSVVYMKHQQNLGKVANMVLNGLLLLLGESPLRAVTQGGASFESYPDPLITLINSNLTKTLMAILGNSVPLPNIPAMGFFPLEYATVEDFYKVGEVRILVNTSMAMNINSFEQLRPDSNVCG; this is encoded by the exons ATGGCCAACTCCCTACTGCTACCTATTATTGGTCTCGACTGCCTTCCATACAGTActataactattattatttcaacgTTACAAACCCCGATGAAGTACTCTATTACGGGAAGAAAGCGAGACtggtcgag TGAAACCGAGTTCAAACAGGAGATAGATTGGCGTGATAACGGCAACACTGTCTactataaaaacaacaaaacgtgG TCTGTCGTTTACATGAAACATCAACAAAATTTGGGTAAAGTGGCAAACATGGTGCTGAACGGACTACTTCTGCTTCTAGGAGAATCTCCTTTAag AGCCGTAACTCAAGGAGGAGCATCGTTCGAGTCGTATCCTGACCCACTGATTACTCTAATCAACAGCAATTTAACCAAG ACACTTATGGCGATCTTGGGAAATTCTGTTCCCCTCCCCAACATACCAGCCATGGGATTCTTCCCATTG GAatatgcgacagtagaggactTCTACAAGGTTGGTGAAGTTCGcatcctcgtcaacacgagcaTGGCAATGAACATCAACTCTTTCGAACAGTTACGACCAGATTCtaacgtctgcggatga
- a CDS encoding hypothetical protein (NECATOR_CHRII.G7353.T1), whose protein sequence is MNTSSEVYLRRTMNMEKDLKEELNRRMKAARAAFEPVGEATDLLMVQRLCDHLFDSTVSQSLSYAAETRAGYVMSRIDDKQGEGTLEWIQRDAKPPRERQPTMWGDVFAARMDKTKKRFKDAAPPVKTGHLSI, encoded by the exons ATGAATACTTCATCAGAAGTCTACCTTAGACGTACTATGAATATGGAGAAAGActtaaaagaagaattgaataGACGAATGAAAGCAGCACGGGCAGCATTCGAACCCGTcggggaagctacggacctaCTCATGGTCCAACGGCTCTGTGACCATCTGTTCGATTCCACTGTTTCTCAATCGCTCTcctacgcagcggagac AAGGGCCGGCTACGTTATGAGTAGAATCGACGACAAGCAGGGTGAAGGAACGCTAGAATGGATCCAAAGAGATGCTAAACCCCCTCGAGAGAGGCAGCCAACGAtgtggggtgacgtgttcgccgCACGGAtggacaaaacaaaaaagcgatTCAAAGATGCTGCAcctccagtgaagacgggacATTTAAGTATCTAA
- a CDS encoding hypothetical protein (NECATOR_CHRII.G7352.T2): MACTYNARTLASEAAIEDLMMQARKNECDVIGLTETRRRHPLNAVYETREEVFLGICDSRGLLQATKKKESKLSMDLEKFYREDHAFYKVIISDFNTKVDPRRTKKRKGGRQV; the protein is encoded by the exons ATGgcctgtacttataacgcacgtacgcttgcatcggaagcggccatcgaagatctgatgatgcaagccagaaAGAATGAGTGCGACGTAATCGGACTGActgagacgagacgacgccatcctctcaacgccgtatatgaaactagAGAAGAAGTGTTCTTAGGAatatgcgacagtagaggactTCTACAAG ctacgaagaagaaggagtcgaagctttctatggACTTGGAGAAattctaccgagaagaccatgccttctacaaagtCATAATTAGTGATTTCAATACCAAAGTTGACCCAAGAAgaacgaagaagagaaaaggaggCCGCCAAGTTTAG
- a CDS encoding hypothetical protein (NECATOR_CHRII.G7354.T1), with the protein MLETSPKMTALGNPKGTSVASKRGMEKIIYDFYPELLDSRIHLAPHHLREDEHDIPEFLPSDVRHAIVKNCTAPSRDRIRPEHLKHLPLVLIRSPAGLFTRYLSECKVPKQWKTSKTMLLYKKGDPYDIDNYRPICLLSVIYKLFARVILNSVEKSWMKDSYASKQGFEKDSA; encoded by the coding sequence ATGCTCGAGACTTCGCCGAAGATGACTGCTCTTGGGAATCCGAAGGGAACAAGCGTTGCATCAaaaaggggaatggagaaaatcatctacgacttctacccAGAACTCCTCGACAGTCGTATCCACTTggctcctcaccatctgagggaagacgaaCATGACATTCCAGAGTTTCTCCCTTCCGacgtacgacatgctatcgtGAAAAATTGTACGGCACCCAGtcgtgacagaataagaccagaacacctgaagcaCCTTCCGCTAGTACTCATAAGAAGTCCGGCggggctctttacacgttacctgtccgaatgcaaggttcctaaacagtggaagaccagcaagaccatgttgttgtataaaaagggagatccataTGACATAgacaactatcgcccaatctgcttactgtccgtcatctacaagctctttgcaagagtgatccttaatagcgttgaaaaatcttggatgaaggacagctatgcgagcaagcagggtttcgagaAGGATTCAGCatga
- a CDS encoding hypothetical protein (NECATOR_CHRII.G7355.T1) — translation MPLCLTFIDLKKAFDSVEMEAVMKALDNKGVSTQYIKNAMRKLEWDEMGVKVDGRQLHHLRFADDIVLMTPSISQAERMLTEFDETCGCIGLCRS, via the exons atgccgctctgtcttaccttcatcgacttgaagaaggcctttgactcagttgagatggAAGCGGTCATGAAAGCTTTGGACAACAAAGGCGTctctactcagtacataaag aacgcaatgcgaaagctggaatgggacgaaatgggagtgaaggttgacggtcggcagctacaccatttgcgctttgctgatgacattgtTCTGATGacacctagcatcagtcaagcggaacgaatgctgaccgaattcgacgaaacatgcggatgcatcggtctttgTCGTAGCTGA
- a CDS encoding hypothetical protein (NECATOR_CHRII.G7356.T1) — translation MRNGYFIHAQRNEHIRMHQLRLTGSGSEHDERPKPLSWAGGDEWHGESIEDVVKKTGSVLTPSTPPYFLL, via the coding sequence ATGCGTAACGGATACTTCATTCACGCTCagcggaacgaacatatccgaatgcaccagctacgtttaacTGGGTCGGGAagtgaacatgatgaacgacctaaGCCCctgagctgggcaggaggagacgaatGGCATGGGgaaagcatcgaggatgttgtgaagaaaaccggctccgtgctcaccccttcaacaccaccgtacttcctgctttaa